TAGAGTTTCTAAAGACAGTATAGGTAGATAAATAAGGAGGTGAATATTGATGACCGACGGCATAAATGGTATAAACGGGATTGACCCCAATAAATTGGTTCCAGAAAAAACTAAACAAGAAGATAAAAATTTAGACTTTTCTAAATTATTAAAAGATGCGATTGAGGAAGTAAATTCAATTCAAAAGAATGCAGATAAAGTTGCAGCAGATTATGCGGCTGGTAATATAACAGATATACATCAAGTTATGATTGCTGCAGAAAAGGCTTCTCTATCGTTACAATTAACAACAGAAGTTACAAATAGAATCGTTGAAGCATATAAAGAAATAATGAGAATGCAAATATAATTTTGTTTTTTCTTGCAAGCATAAACAATTTAAACTTTAAATGATTGGGTATTTTTACCCAATTTTTTTGTTTTATTATATTTTATTAAAATTTAAAAAAAGTTGATAAAAGTTTGTTATAATAAAGGCATATAGTAAAAGGAGGTGATTTTGATGGAAGAAATAATCAAAAGTGCTGAAAAGTACATTGAGGAAAATCCTGAAGTGGATTTAGAAAAGTTAGAAGAATTCTTAAAGGGAATCTATGATGAAAAAGACGTTGATGAGTACTTTGCTCAGATTGGTGAAATTCTATCGGTGATGGAAGATTATTATGAAGATCCTTTAGATCTTTTTATCAATAATGAAAAAGACAATCAATAAGGGGGAGGGCAAAGTTGACAAAAGAGGAAAGAAGTTGGATTTTGTACGATTGGGCGAATTCTGCGTATTCAGTTGCTATAACCACCGCACTATTACCGATATTCTTTAAGGATTATGCCGCCGCTCAGATGCCGGATTATTTGTCAACCGCTTATTGGGGTTATTCATCTACTATTGCTACTTTGATAGTGGCGATCTTAGCTCCAATTTTAGGAACAATAGCTGATTATAAGAACTATAAAAAAAGGTTTTTGCTCTTTTTCCTTTTAATGGGTGTTGTATTTACAGCTTCACTGTCTTTAATTCAAGAAGGACAATGGTTTTTTGCCTTAGTGTTATATGTTTTATCCAGCATAGGATTCTCTGGAGCGAATGTTTTCTACGATTCCTTTTTAACAGATGTAACTTCAAAAGAACGTATGAATTGGGTATCTTCTAGTGGCTTTGGATGGGGTTATATAGGTAGTACTATCCCATTTTTAATTGGACTTATTTTTATCTTGAATCCTTCATTAATCGGTCTTAACTCCACTATTTCCGCAACAAAACTGGCTTTTGTTATTACAGCAGCGTGGTGGTTAATTTTTTCTATACCGATTATGAAAAATGTGAAGCAAACATACTATGTAGAAAAAACGAAAACTCCAATAAAAGATTCTTTTAAACGGATCACGCAATTTTTAAAGAATCTGAAGGGCAATAAAAATGTTTTTCTCTTTTTAATGGCATATTTTTTCTATATAGATGGTGTGGATACGATAATAAGGATGTCTTCTTCCTATGGACTTGATGTCGGACTTAACGCCAACGATTTGCTGGTAGTTTTTTTAGTGATACAAATAGTAGCTTTTCCTTTTGCTTTGTTATATGGAAGATTATCCAAGAGGTTTTCTACAAAAAGTTTGATATATTTTGCGATTTTTGTCTATACTTTTATCACTGTTTTTGCTTTTTTCTTAGAAACCATTGTTCAATTTTGGATATTAGCTATGTTAGTAGCATCTTCTCAAGGTGGAATTCAAGCCCTTAGCAGGTCACTTTATGGTCGAATGATACCAAAGGATCGATCTGCAGAGT
The nucleotide sequence above comes from Petrotoga miotherma DSM 10691. Encoded proteins:
- the fliE gene encoding flagellar hook-basal body complex protein FliE, whose protein sequence is MTDGINGINGIDPNKLVPEKTKQEDKNLDFSKLLKDAIEEVNSIQKNADKVAADYAAGNITDIHQVMIAAEKASLSLQLTTEVTNRIVEAYKEIMRMQI
- a CDS encoding MFS transporter, with product MRGRAKLTKEERSWILYDWANSAYSVAITTALLPIFFKDYAAAQMPDYLSTAYWGYSSTIATLIVAILAPILGTIADYKNYKKRFLLFFLLMGVVFTASLSLIQEGQWFFALVLYVLSSIGFSGANVFYDSFLTDVTSKERMNWVSSSGFGWGYIGSTIPFLIGLIFILNPSLIGLNSTISATKLAFVITAAWWLIFSIPIMKNVKQTYYVEKTKTPIKDSFKRITQFLKNLKGNKNVFLFLMAYFFYIDGVDTIIRMSSSYGLDVGLNANDLLVVFLVIQIVAFPFALLYGRLSKRFSTKSLIYFAIFVYTFITVFAFFLETIVQFWILAMLVASSQGGIQALSRSLYGRMIPKDRSAEYFGFYNIFGKFSAILGPFLVGIFTQIGKSSRWGVASLLFLFIIGAILFYFVKEPEKA